A single window of Streptomyces sp. NBC_00464 DNA harbors:
- a CDS encoding cupin domain-containing protein, protein MTTFDQAPASFAVHIPDAVLEPEPLEPQQIVSGDPEVTGKVLWESADGKQVRGIWQITPGVVTDTEANELFVVVSGRATVEVEGGATLEIGPGDACVLREGDRTTWTVHETLRKAYHISL, encoded by the coding sequence ATGACCACATTTGATCAAGCTCCTGCCTCGTTCGCCGTGCACATTCCCGACGCCGTGCTCGAACCGGAACCGCTCGAACCCCAGCAGATCGTCTCGGGCGACCCCGAGGTCACCGGCAAGGTGCTGTGGGAGTCGGCCGACGGCAAGCAGGTGCGCGGGATCTGGCAGATCACGCCGGGTGTGGTCACGGACACCGAGGCCAACGAACTGTTCGTGGTCGTCAGTGGGCGCGCGACCGTGGAGGTCGAGGGCGGCGCCACGCTGGAGATCGGCCCCGGCGACGCCTGTGTGCTGCGCGAGGGGGACCGTACGACGTGGACCGTGCACGAGACGCTGCGCAAGGCGTACCACATCAGCCTCTGA
- a CDS encoding nuclear transport factor 2 family protein — MDLEFARSFAAQWQDDWNSHDLERILAHYHEDVTFSSPMIARFTGDASGTVRGKAELRSYWARGLELIPDLSFEVMDVRASVDTLVIDYRNQIGGRVYEVLTFRDGLVSAGLGAYGETLAR, encoded by the coding sequence ATGGATCTTGAATTCGCCCGCAGTTTCGCCGCGCAGTGGCAGGACGACTGGAACTCCCACGACCTGGAACGCATCCTGGCGCACTATCACGAGGACGTGACGTTCAGCTCCCCCATGATCGCGCGGTTCACCGGCGACGCCTCCGGCACGGTCCGCGGCAAGGCCGAACTGCGCTCCTACTGGGCGCGCGGGCTGGAACTCATCCCCGACCTCTCGTTCGAGGTCATGGACGTGCGGGCGAGCGTCGACACACTGGTGATCGACTACCGCAACCAGATCGGCGGCCGGGTGTACGAGGTGCTGACCTTCCGCGACGGTCTGGTGAGCGCAGGTCTGGGCGCGTACGGGGAGACACTCGCCCGCTGA
- a CDS encoding uridine kinase → MRFEAITWERLADELAAHADALKPADGGPWLRIAVDGAPAARTGELAGAVAEGLRLRGRAVLPVSTAGFLRPASLRYEYGRRDPDSYYGSWFDTGALWREVFGPLEPGGSGRVLPDLWDPVTDRATRSPYRQLPEGGVLVLHGPLLLGHWFPFDLSVHLRLSAGALRRRTQEDEQWTLPAFERYEDEVAPTGSADAVVRADDPHHPAWTGLRPEG, encoded by the coding sequence GTGCGATTCGAAGCGATCACCTGGGAACGGCTGGCGGACGAGCTGGCCGCGCACGCCGACGCGCTGAAACCCGCCGACGGCGGGCCCTGGCTCAGGATCGCCGTCGACGGCGCTCCGGCCGCCCGCACCGGGGAGCTGGCCGGGGCGGTCGCCGAAGGGCTGCGACTGCGCGGCCGGGCGGTACTGCCGGTGTCCACCGCGGGGTTCCTGCGGCCGGCCAGTCTGCGGTACGAGTACGGCAGGCGGGACCCCGACTCCTACTACGGCAGCTGGTTCGACACCGGCGCGCTGTGGCGTGAGGTGTTCGGTCCGCTGGAGCCGGGTGGCAGTGGGCGGGTGCTGCCCGATCTGTGGGATCCGGTCACGGACCGGGCGACGCGGAGCCCGTACCGGCAGCTCCCGGAGGGCGGGGTGCTGGTCCTGCACGGGCCGTTGCTGCTGGGGCACTGGTTCCCGTTCGATCTGAGCGTTCATCTGAGGCTGTCGGCGGGTGCGCTGCGGCGGCGTACACAGGAGGACGAGCAATGGACCCTGCCCGCCTTCGAGCGGTACGAGGACGAGGTGGCGCCCACCGGGAGCGCGGACGCGGTCGTCAGGGCCGACGATCCGCACCATCCCGCCTGGACCGGGCTGCGGCCGGAAGGGTGA
- a CDS encoding DUF7873 family protein: MAKLNQIIAVEKGVKSKAHQDLTAAHHGLQKAGLLAGISRTYQPKDEEGEQLPPESTLVQVKAEDVLRETAATLTRLFDVTATKDWANCAARADVSVDGRVLVSGVPVSYLLFLEKQLTDINTFVRKLPVLDASEAWAQDPSTDSWKTEPVRTLRTKKVPRNHVKAEATEKHPAQVEVYYEDIPIGYWTTVKFSGALPARRINELLDRVEKLQQAVKFAREEANGVDVTDQRVGDAVFGYLFG; encoded by the coding sequence GTGGCGAAACTCAATCAGATCATCGCAGTGGAGAAGGGCGTCAAGTCCAAGGCTCACCAGGACCTGACGGCGGCGCATCACGGCCTCCAGAAGGCCGGTCTGCTGGCCGGGATCTCCCGGACGTACCAGCCGAAGGACGAGGAGGGCGAGCAACTGCCGCCCGAGTCGACCCTGGTGCAGGTCAAGGCCGAGGACGTGCTGCGGGAGACCGCGGCGACCCTCACCCGCCTCTTCGACGTGACCGCCACGAAGGACTGGGCGAACTGCGCGGCCCGAGCCGATGTCTCGGTCGACGGACGCGTCCTGGTGAGCGGCGTGCCGGTGTCGTATCTGCTCTTCCTGGAGAAGCAGCTCACGGACATCAACACCTTCGTCCGCAAGCTCCCGGTGCTCGACGCCTCCGAGGCGTGGGCCCAGGACCCGTCGACGGACTCCTGGAAGACCGAGCCGGTGCGGACCCTGCGGACGAAGAAGGTGCCCCGCAACCACGTGAAGGCGGAGGCCACCGAGAAGCACCCGGCGCAGGTCGAGGTGTACTACGAGGACATCCCGATCGGCTACTGGACGACCGTGAAGTTCTCCGGGGCGCTGCCCGCGCGGCGGATCAACGAGCTGCTCGACCGGGTGGAGAAGCTCCAGCAGGCCGTCAAGTTCGCCCGCGAGGAGGCCAACGGCGTGGACGTCACGGACCAGCGGGTGGGTGATGCGGTCTTCGGTTACCTCTTCGGATGA
- a CDS encoding carbohydrate kinase family protein: protein MTGGLLVVGDVVTDVVARHGSALVHGTDTTARIRTRAGGAGANVACWAARSGCRDVRLVARVGADSADWHRDLLRRAGVRELLAVDDGAPTATVVALVDPSAERTFLTDSGAVLRLSPDDWSPSMLDGIAHLHLSGYLLFAETSRATALLALREAGRRSIPVSIDPASAGFLAELGVDRFLALTEGADLLLPNADEAGLLTGLPEPADAAAKLSLLVRQVAVTLGEGGVLLATAGTVTAHVAAEPVPAAVDSTGAGDAFTGGFLAARLAGADDRAAAAAGCRAGAEAVMTVGGRPPLPGDGQ from the coding sequence GTGACCGGCGGCCTTCTCGTCGTCGGGGACGTGGTCACGGACGTGGTGGCACGGCACGGTTCGGCACTGGTCCACGGCACGGACACGACGGCCAGGATCCGGACACGGGCCGGCGGCGCGGGGGCCAACGTGGCCTGCTGGGCTGCGCGTTCGGGCTGCCGGGACGTGCGGCTGGTGGCCCGCGTGGGCGCCGACTCCGCGGACTGGCACCGGGATCTGCTGCGGCGCGCGGGGGTGCGGGAGCTGCTGGCCGTGGACGACGGGGCACCGACGGCCACCGTCGTCGCTTTGGTCGACCCGTCCGCCGAGCGCACCTTCCTCACCGACAGTGGCGCGGTGCTGCGGCTCTCCCCCGACGACTGGTCGCCGTCGATGCTCGACGGCATCGCCCACCTCCATCTGTCCGGGTACCTGCTCTTCGCCGAGACGAGCCGCGCGACCGCCCTGCTCGCACTGCGGGAGGCCGGGCGGCGGAGCATCCCGGTGAGCATCGATCCCGCTTCGGCCGGGTTCCTCGCCGAACTGGGCGTCGACCGGTTCCTGGCCCTGACCGAGGGGGCGGATCTCCTGCTGCCCAACGCGGACGAGGCAGGGCTGCTCACCGGGCTCCCCGAACCGGCGGACGCGGCCGCCAAGTTGAGCCTTCTGGTCCGTCAGGTCGCGGTCACGCTGGGCGAGGGCGGTGTTCTGCTGGCCACCGCGGGAACGGTGACCGCCCACGTCGCGGCCGAACCCGTGCCCGCGGCCGTGGATTCCACCGGGGCCGGAGACGCGTTCACCGGGGGCTTCCTCGCGGCCCGGCTGGCGGGCGCCGACGACAGGGCTGCCGCGGCAGCGGGGTGCCGCGCGGGGGCGGAGGCCGTCATGACCGTGGGCGGGCGGCCGCCCCTGCCCGGGGACGGGCAGTAA
- a CDS encoding MFS transporter, producing MTNALDAPDSSGGPSPAGKVTAADLPGLRRRTTAVLMSSQILGGLGVAIGIALAPVLATRVSGSEALSGLAPTASVAGTALLSLPLAALMTSRGRRPGLVLAYLVGALGAGLVVLATVVENFPLLLLGMAGFGAGSSANLQARFAAADLAEPDRRGRAISNVIWATTIGSVLGPNIAAPAGRVFRGTAVSETAGPFVWAGGIFALAALVVAALLRPDPLLTARALAPQESRSAGGRSLRAGVAAVRASPMARLALVTVTVSHTAMVSIMVMTPVDLGHHGADLQLIGLVISGHIAGMYAFSPVMGWLADRFGRLTVIGLAAGLIALAALLAGTAGDAHGRTAAGLFVLGLGWSAGLVSGSALLTDSVPQAARAAVQGLSDLTMNASAGLGGAVAGVIVSQAGYGWLNLTGACLLLPMAALTLRRTLTRRATA from the coding sequence GTGACCAACGCCCTCGATGCACCTGACAGCTCCGGCGGACCGAGCCCCGCCGGGAAGGTCACCGCAGCCGATCTGCCCGGACTCCGGCGCAGGACGACCGCCGTGCTCATGTCCAGCCAGATACTCGGCGGCCTCGGCGTCGCCATCGGCATCGCCCTGGCCCCCGTGCTGGCGACACGCGTCAGCGGCTCCGAGGCGCTGTCGGGCCTCGCCCCCACCGCGTCGGTGGCCGGCACGGCGCTGCTGTCGCTGCCGCTGGCCGCGCTCATGACCTCACGGGGCCGCCGCCCCGGGCTCGTGCTCGCGTATCTGGTCGGCGCGCTCGGGGCGGGGCTCGTGGTGCTGGCGACCGTGGTGGAGAACTTCCCGTTGCTCCTGCTCGGCATGGCCGGTTTCGGTGCGGGTTCCTCGGCCAACCTCCAGGCCAGATTCGCCGCCGCCGACCTGGCCGAACCCGACCGTCGCGGCCGGGCCATCTCGAACGTCATCTGGGCCACCACGATCGGTTCGGTGCTCGGGCCCAACATCGCGGCCCCCGCGGGACGGGTCTTCCGCGGCACCGCCGTCTCGGAGACGGCCGGCCCGTTCGTCTGGGCGGGCGGCATCTTCGCACTCGCCGCTCTCGTGGTGGCGGCGCTGCTGCGGCCCGACCCCCTCCTCACCGCGCGCGCCCTGGCCCCGCAGGAGAGCCGGTCGGCCGGGGGCCGTTCGCTGCGGGCGGGTGTCGCGGCCGTACGGGCATCGCCCATGGCCCGCCTCGCCCTGGTGACCGTGACCGTCTCGCACACCGCGATGGTCTCGATCATGGTGATGACGCCCGTCGACCTCGGTCATCACGGCGCGGACCTCCAGCTGATCGGACTGGTGATCAGCGGCCACATCGCCGGGATGTACGCGTTCTCGCCCGTGATGGGCTGGCTGGCGGACCGCTTCGGCCGTCTCACCGTCATCGGGCTCGCCGCCGGGCTGATCGCCCTCGCCGCACTGCTCGCAGGCACCGCGGGCGACGCGCACGGCAGGACCGCGGCCGGCCTGTTCGTGCTCGGGCTCGGCTGGTCCGCGGGCCTGGTCTCGGGTTCGGCGCTGCTCACCGACTCCGTGCCGCAGGCCGCACGCGCCGCCGTACAAGGGCTGTCGGACCTCACCATGAACGCGTCGGCGGGCCTCGGCGGGGCGGTCGCCGGAGTGATCGTCTCCCAGGCCGGCTACGGCTGGCTCAATCTGACCGGCGCATGCCTGCTGCTGCCGATGGCGGCACTGACCCTGCGCCGGACCCTCACCCGCCGCGCCACGGCCTGA
- a CDS encoding cupin domain-containing protein: MRTARQQERRGQQRRPGKAIVIAGCVAALGFVPAAAVATPGSGVSGTVVAEGTSVGKLKVKAPKGRTDVTFRTITVEPGGSTGWHTHRGQLIAVVKSGTLTRTLDDCTVEVTPAGTSFIEPSGTKHRHVGRNLGTEPVVLWVTYLLPEGSPLSDDADAADCGNKK; encoded by the coding sequence GTGAGAACAGCGAGACAACAGGAGCGACGGGGACAGCAGAGGCGTCCGGGCAAGGCGATCGTCATCGCGGGTTGCGTGGCCGCACTCGGCTTCGTACCGGCGGCGGCCGTCGCCACCCCCGGCAGCGGGGTGAGCGGCACCGTGGTCGCGGAAGGCACCTCGGTGGGCAAACTGAAGGTGAAGGCGCCGAAGGGGCGCACCGACGTCACCTTCCGGACGATCACCGTCGAGCCGGGCGGTTCCACCGGCTGGCACACCCACCGCGGACAGCTGATCGCCGTCGTCAAGTCCGGGACGCTGACCCGCACCCTGGACGACTGCACGGTGGAGGTGACCCCCGCGGGCACGTCCTTCATCGAGCCGTCCGGCACGAAGCACCGCCACGTCGGGCGCAACCTGGGGACTGAGCCCGTCGTCCTCTGGGTGACCTATCTGCTGCCCGAGGGCAGTCCCCTCTCCGACGACGCCGACGCTGCGGACTGCGGCAACAAGAAGTAG
- a CDS encoding methylated-DNA--[protein]-cysteine S-methyltransferase, whose product MNSNGVVEWAVVDSDIGPLMLAATDTGLVTVVFHAGPAVRDRTLDRLAARLGTEPVRAPGSARLAEPIRQLAAYFAGTLREFSLDLDWSLTSGFNRQVLRELATGVPYGSVAGYGDLADRVGQPGAAQAVGAAMGSNPLPVVVPCHRVVESDGGLGGFGGGLETKRQLLALEGVLPQPLF is encoded by the coding sequence ATGAACAGCAACGGGGTTGTCGAGTGGGCCGTCGTCGACAGTGACATCGGTCCGCTCATGCTGGCCGCGACCGACACGGGCCTGGTGACGGTGGTCTTCCACGCCGGGCCTGCGGTACGGGACCGGACGCTGGACCGGCTGGCCGCCCGGCTCGGCACGGAGCCCGTCCGGGCGCCCGGCTCCGCGCGGCTCGCCGAGCCGATACGCCAGCTCGCGGCGTACTTCGCGGGCACGCTTCGGGAGTTCTCGCTCGACCTGGACTGGTCACTGACGAGCGGCTTCAACCGCCAGGTTCTCCGCGAGCTGGCGACGGGTGTGCCGTACGGCTCGGTCGCCGGGTACGGGGACCTCGCCGACCGGGTGGGGCAGCCCGGGGCGGCCCAGGCAGTCGGTGCCGCCATGGGGTCCAACCCGCTGCCCGTGGTGGTGCCCTGCCACCGTGTGGTGGAGAGCGACGGCGGGCTCGGCGGCTTCGGCGGCGGGCTGGAGACCAAGCGGCAGCTGCTGGCCCTGGAGGGCGTGCTGCCCCAGCCGTTGTTCTGA
- a CDS encoding pyridoxal phosphate-dependent aminotransferase, with translation MEFRQSSKLNEVCYEIRGPVIEQANALEEAGHSVLRLNTGNPALFGFEAPEEIVQDMIRMLPQAHGYTDSRGILSARRAVAQRYQAMGLTEVGVDDIFLGNGVSELISMSVQGLLEDGDEVLIPSPDYPLWTAVTTLAGGKAVHYTCDESSDWNPDLADMASKITDRTRAVVIINPNNPTGAVYPREILEGILDLARRHGLMVFADEIYDQILYDDAEHHSVAVLAPDLVCLTFSGLSKTYRVAGFRSGWMVVSGPKQHARSYLEGLTMLASMRLCPNAPAQYAIQAALGGRQSIRELVVPGGRLHEQRNRAWEKLNEIPGVSCVKPKGALYAFPRIDPKVHPIVDDERFVLDLLLREKIQVVQGTGFNWPRPDHFRILTLPYADDLDAAISRIGRFLAGYRQ, from the coding sequence ATGGAATTCCGCCAGTCCAGCAAGCTCAACGAGGTCTGTTACGAGATCCGGGGCCCGGTCATCGAGCAGGCCAACGCCCTGGAGGAGGCGGGCCACAGCGTGCTCCGCCTCAACACGGGCAACCCGGCACTGTTCGGATTCGAGGCGCCGGAGGAGATCGTCCAGGACATGATCCGGATGCTCCCGCAGGCCCACGGCTACACGGACTCGCGCGGCATCCTGTCCGCCCGCCGGGCCGTCGCGCAGCGCTACCAGGCGATGGGGCTGACGGAGGTCGGCGTCGACGACATCTTCCTCGGCAACGGTGTCTCCGAGCTGATCTCCATGTCCGTACAGGGGCTGTTGGAGGACGGCGACGAGGTGCTCATCCCGTCCCCCGACTACCCGCTGTGGACCGCGGTGACGACGCTGGCCGGCGGAAAGGCCGTGCACTACACGTGCGACGAGTCCTCGGACTGGAACCCCGACCTCGCCGACATGGCCTCGAAGATCACCGACCGCACCCGCGCCGTCGTGATCATCAACCCGAACAATCCGACCGGCGCCGTCTACCCGCGCGAGATCCTCGAAGGCATCCTCGACCTGGCGCGCCGGCACGGCCTGATGGTGTTCGCCGACGAGATCTACGACCAGATCCTGTACGACGACGCCGAGCACCACAGTGTGGCGGTCCTCGCCCCCGACCTGGTCTGTCTCACCTTCAGCGGGCTCTCGAAGACGTACCGCGTGGCCGGATTCCGTTCCGGATGGATGGTGGTCTCGGGCCCGAAGCAGCACGCGCGCAGCTATCTGGAGGGGCTGACCATGCTCGCCTCCATGCGGCTGTGCCCCAACGCCCCGGCGCAGTACGCGATCCAGGCCGCGCTCGGCGGCCGTCAGTCGATCCGGGAGCTGGTGGTGCCCGGGGGCAGGCTGCACGAGCAGCGCAACCGCGCCTGGGAGAAGCTGAACGAGATCCCCGGGGTGTCCTGCGTGAAGCCGAAGGGAGCGCTGTACGCCTTCCCGCGCATCGACCCGAAGGTGCATCCGATCGTCGATGACGAGAGGTTCGTCCTGGACCTGCTGCTGCGGGAGAAGATCCAGGTCGTGCAGGGCACCGGTTTCAACTGGCCGCGGCCCGACCACTTCCGGATCCTGACCCTCCCGTACGCTGACGATCTTGACGCGGCGATCAGCCGCATCGGCCGCTTCCTGGCCGGATACCGGCAGTGA
- a CDS encoding winged helix-turn-helix transcriptional regulator, which yields MPRQQQSATRPVRRRSYDQFCASARALDAVGDRWSLLIVRELLAGPRRYTDLHADLPGVSTDVLASRLKDMEQGGLVTRRRLPPPAAAAVYELTGRGHGLLPVLAALAEWGAPALVERRPMDAVRAHWFALPLLRALEGFGGPAAGGVVDVHLDEGEFHVRTGKPAPGEPVYGDGPAARADARIALDAELCLALGRGELTFAEAVGAGRIEVSGEGPLALELRGA from the coding sequence ATGCCACGTCAGCAACAGTCCGCAACCCGCCCGGTCCGCCGCCGGAGTTACGACCAGTTCTGTGCCAGTGCCCGGGCTCTGGACGCCGTCGGTGACCGGTGGAGCCTGCTGATCGTCCGTGAACTGCTGGCCGGTCCCCGCCGCTACACCGATCTCCATGCCGACCTGCCCGGTGTCAGCACGGATGTCCTGGCCTCCCGGCTCAAGGACATGGAGCAGGGCGGGCTGGTCACCCGCCGCAGACTGCCGCCGCCCGCCGCTGCCGCGGTGTACGAACTCACCGGGCGTGGACACGGGCTGCTGCCCGTCCTTGCCGCGCTCGCCGAGTGGGGGGCGCCCGCGCTCGTGGAGCGGCGTCCCATGGACGCGGTCCGGGCGCACTGGTTCGCGCTTCCGCTGCTGCGGGCGCTGGAGGGCTTCGGGGGGCCGGCCGCCGGCGGGGTGGTCGATGTGCACCTGGACGAGGGCGAGTTCCATGTGCGTACGGGAAAGCCGGCGCCGGGTGAACCGGTCTACGGGGACGGGCCCGCCGCTCGCGCCGACGCGCGCATCGCCCTCGACGCCGAGCTCTGTCTGGCACTGGGGCGGGGGGAGCTGACCTTCGCCGAGGCCGTCGGGGCCGGCCGGATCGAGGTGTCGGGCGAGGGTCCGCTTGCCCTGGAGCTGCGTGGCGCATGA
- a CDS encoding peptidase, translating into MVSCPTCQVPVHTQFASSELVGPIVEGGLDPASDPAWPDSGAKSPAEYARWAGHLCGMTCLRMALGADAPSLFALRDGALEYGAYTEDGDGEIRGLVYAPFAAYVREKHGLEAAVHRHLAPVEILDLLDEGRSVMASVHYAIRHPQRPAPGRGGHLVLLTSRTADGTGVHFHNPSGTTAATRAAELPLADFERFFAGRGVSLRATG; encoded by the coding sequence ATCGTGAGCTGCCCCACCTGCCAGGTCCCCGTGCACACCCAGTTCGCCTCGTCCGAGCTCGTCGGGCCGATCGTCGAGGGCGGACTGGACCCGGCCTCCGACCCCGCCTGGCCGGACTCGGGCGCGAAGTCGCCCGCGGAGTACGCGCGCTGGGCAGGCCATCTGTGCGGTATGACCTGCCTGCGCATGGCGCTCGGCGCCGACGCCCCGTCGCTGTTCGCGCTGCGGGACGGTGCGCTGGAGTACGGCGCGTACACCGAGGACGGCGACGGCGAGATCCGGGGACTGGTCTACGCCCCCTTCGCCGCGTACGTACGCGAGAAGCACGGCCTGGAAGCCGCGGTCCACCGTCATCTCGCACCGGTGGAGATCCTGGACCTCCTGGACGAGGGCCGGTCCGTCATGGCGTCGGTGCACTACGCGATCCGCCACCCGCAGCGGCCCGCACCGGGACGCGGTGGCCATCTGGTGCTCCTGACGTCCCGCACGGCCGACGGGACGGGCGTCCACTTCCACAACCCGTCCGGCACGACGGCCGCGACCCGGGCCGCGGAGCTGCCGCTGGCCGACTTCGAGCGCTTCTTCGCCGGGCGCGGGGTGTCACTGCGCGCGACGGGATGA
- a CDS encoding pseudouridine-5'-phosphate glycosidase: MSLTAPHDATPYAPVLSAEVRDALAAHRPVVALESTIIAHGLPRPRNLRVAEELEGIVRSTGAVPATVAVLDGSARVGLDKAQLERVAEDPAMRKLGHRDLAPALATGASGATTVSATAFLAARAGLRVFATGGLGGVHRGWTETQDESADLRLLAGTGITVVCAGVKSILDVPATLQRLETLGVGVLGYGTDRFPGFYLSSSGEPVDWTVRSPEEVAEVMGAQDALGGPAAALIVANPVPQEEQLDPALHDRVLAEALDACRERGIVGQAVTPYLLGHLMRGTEGASLEANLAAVRGNVALATRIATAWAAR; encoded by the coding sequence ATGTCACTGACTGCGCCGCACGACGCCACCCCGTACGCACCCGTTCTCTCCGCGGAGGTGCGGGACGCCCTCGCCGCGCACCGGCCCGTCGTCGCCCTGGAGTCGACGATCATCGCCCACGGACTGCCCCGCCCCCGCAATCTGCGGGTCGCCGAGGAGCTGGAGGGGATCGTCCGGTCGACCGGTGCCGTGCCCGCCACGGTCGCCGTGCTGGACGGCAGCGCCCGGGTCGGCCTGGACAAGGCCCAGTTGGAACGGGTCGCCGAGGACCCGGCGATGCGCAAGCTGGGGCACCGGGACCTCGCACCCGCACTGGCGACGGGTGCGAGCGGGGCGACGACGGTCTCGGCGACGGCGTTCCTCGCCGCACGGGCGGGCCTGCGCGTCTTCGCGACCGGCGGGCTCGGGGGTGTGCACCGGGGCTGGACCGAGACGCAGGACGAGTCCGCGGACCTGCGGCTGCTGGCGGGGACGGGCATCACCGTGGTCTGCGCGGGAGTGAAGTCGATCCTGGACGTCCCCGCCACGCTGCAGCGTCTGGAGACGCTCGGGGTCGGGGTGCTGGGATACGGCACCGACCGGTTCCCCGGCTTCTATCTGAGCAGTTCGGGTGAGCCGGTCGACTGGACCGTGCGGTCGCCCGAGGAGGTGGCCGAGGTGATGGGGGCGCAGGACGCGCTCGGCGGCCCGGCGGCTGCGCTGATCGTGGCCAACCCCGTACCGCAGGAAGAACAGCTGGATCCCGCGCTGCACGACCGGGTGCTGGCCGAGGCGCTGGATGCCTGCCGGGAACGCGGCATCGTGGGACAGGCCGTCACGCCGTATCTGCTCGGCCATCTGATGCGGGGCACCGAAGGCGCCTCGCTGGAGGCCAACCTGGCGGCCGTCCGCGGCAACGTGGCACTCGCCACCCGGATCGCCACCGCCTGGGCCGCCCGGTGA
- a CDS encoding glycerophosphodiester phosphodiesterase codes for MYAGTATASVAAAALLGAGTLLMSSTTTDAPGTDATAAVAHTTAAGTGVRTVGAVSPDRSRDPLVIAHRGASAYAPENTLAAVDKADVLGFDWVENDVQLTRDGVLVVIHDTGLKRTTDAEQVFPDRAPWAVKDFTAAEIARLDAGSWFGPVYADARVPTLQQYLHRIERNQQNLLLEIKSPETYPGIEQATLRVLGQEGWLDRTHVRTRLVIQSFGADSVRKVHEQRPDVVTAFLGTPAVADLPSYAEFTDRINPAYTSLSNEYVTAVHALKGPHNKRLQLNTWTVNDAEHALRVTGYGVDGIITDTPDVVREAAG; via the coding sequence GTGTACGCAGGCACCGCAACCGCCTCCGTCGCTGCCGCCGCCCTGCTGGGCGCCGGCACGTTGCTGATGTCGAGTACGACCACCGACGCGCCGGGGACGGACGCCACCGCGGCGGTGGCCCACACCACCGCCGCCGGCACCGGCGTCCGGACCGTGGGTGCCGTGTCCCCGGACCGGTCGCGCGACCCGCTCGTCATCGCGCACCGGGGCGCGTCGGCGTACGCGCCCGAGAACACCCTGGCGGCCGTGGACAAGGCGGACGTCCTGGGCTTCGACTGGGTGGAGAACGACGTCCAGCTCACCCGGGACGGCGTACTCGTGGTCATCCACGACACCGGGCTGAAGCGCACCACGGACGCCGAGCAGGTCTTCCCCGACCGTGCGCCGTGGGCGGTCAAGGACTTCACGGCCGCCGAGATCGCCCGGCTGGACGCGGGCAGCTGGTTCGGTCCGGTGTACGCCGACGCCCGGGTGCCCACGCTCCAGCAGTATCTGCACCGGATCGAACGCAATCAGCAGAACCTGCTCCTGGAGATCAAGAGTCCCGAGACCTACCCCGGGATCGAGCAGGCGACCCTGCGCGTCCTGGGTCAGGAGGGGTGGCTCGACCGCACACACGTCCGCACCCGTCTGGTGATCCAGAGCTTCGGCGCCGACAGCGTGCGCAAGGTGCACGAGCAGCGCCCGGACGTCGTCACGGCCTTCCTCGGCACCCCGGCCGTCGCCGACCTTCCCTCGTACGCGGAGTTCACCGACCGGATCAACCCGGCGTACACCTCCCTCTCGAACGAGTACGTGACAGCGGTGCACGCCCTGAAGGGCCCCCACAACAAGCGGCTTCAGCTCAACACCTGGACGGTCAACGACGCGGAGCACGCGCTCCGGGTGACGGGCTACGGCGTGGACGGCATCATCACCGACACCCCCGATGTGGTGCGGGAGGCCGCCGGCTGA